A single window of Selenomonas sputigena DNA harbors:
- a CDS encoding phosphatidylserine decarboxylase family protein — MSIFPVVREGYVFILSALVLGGILGLAVHPYLAIPLVVLAFYFAYFFRNPKREIPSDPLAIVSPADGTVQEVVSLDDDDFLKQRCKKVVIFLSVFDVHVNRSPIEGEIKIQKYVCGRFKPAYKDSVGFENERHMIGIENPRLRVTVTQIAGILARRIVSWVTLDDVLEKGELYGLIRFGSCTELVVPEEVEIFVKKGDKVVGGETVIGRLSETCIKA, encoded by the coding sequence TGTTCGCGAGGGATATGTCTTCATCCTCAGTGCCCTCGTTCTCGGAGGGATTCTCGGATTGGCAGTGCATCCGTATCTTGCAATACCGCTTGTCGTTCTTGCTTTTTACTTTGCTTACTTTTTCCGCAATCCGAAGAGGGAGATTCCCTCGGATCCCCTTGCCATCGTTTCCCCGGCAGATGGAACCGTACAGGAGGTCGTCTCGCTTGATGACGATGATTTTCTCAAGCAGCGGTGTAAAAAGGTCGTCATTTTCCTCTCCGTATTTGACGTTCATGTGAACCGCAGTCCCATCGAAGGCGAAATCAAGATTCAAAAATATGTTTGCGGCCGATTCAAACCAGCTTACAAAGATTCCGTGGGATTTGAAAATGAGCGCCATATGATCGGCATAGAAAATCCGCGTCTGCGCGTAACGGTCACGCAGATTGCCGGTATCTTGGCGCGGCGTATCGTTTCTTGGGTCACGCTGGACGATGTACTGGAAAAAGGCGAACTGTACGGATTGATCCGCTTCGGTTCGTGCACGGAACTCGTCGTGCCCGAAGAAGTGGAGATTTTTGTAAAGAAAGGCGACAAAGTGGTCGGCGGCGAAACCGTGATCGGGAGGCTCAGTGAGACATGTATAAAAGCTTGA